The Glycine soja cultivar W05 unplaced genomic scaffold, ASM419377v2 tig00105553_1_pilon, whole genome shotgun sequence nucleotide sequence CGTTTACCTGGCATCAGAAAGGCATCAAAAGCGGCGGACGCACCAAAAGGCTATCTTGCAGTCTATGTCGGAGAGAAATTGAAGCGGTTTGTGATTCCCGTATCATACTTGAACCAACCTTCATTCCAGGACTTGTTGAGTCAAGCTGAGGAAGAGTTTGGATATGATCATCCCATGGGTGGCCTCACAATTCCTTGCAGTGAAGATGTCTTCCAATGTATAACTTCTTGCTTGAATTGAGCAGAAATGTCACAGTATAGGAGACTGACGTAGATTAGAGGAGACATTTTGTATAATAGGCGTGTTCTCTAAGTGTACAGATCCCCCTTTCTCAAGAGAGAGGAAATACAAACATAATATGTTATTCTATTGATTAATTGCAATGAATTGAGCAACTCAAGCAGCTTCGATCTCTATACTTTatgtttatttgtttcaatcTTCCCTTCTCTCTGTATGAGCCAGGTATCAATATTCTGTTAGAAGTTGATAAATTTCAAATCAGTAATGGTACAAAAATGATTTCCAGGAAGGGTATAGCAGAAGTATTTTCCCTCGGACCAAggatagttaaaataatttggcagaaaaagttaaaatgtattctaataataattatttttatcaaattaaaattttgagctGCAAGGTCCGAAGCACACGAGGTACCTTCCCTGCCGAAGCAGGTGCAAAATACAATTGGACGTAACACCGAGGTTTATTTTCTTCCTTGAATAGACATGGCCGACTCTGGTGACAAAAACTTTCTCTTGTATGATATTCACGAACGGTATGGCCCATTTTCACTAACCCTATATAGGGAGAAGTGGAGGAACCAATGCTTTTTACATAACTTCGGTCTAccagataaaatgaaattatatatgacCATACCGTGCAAGAAGAATAGTTCGAAACTGTGTGGATCGGAGTTCTTACTTTATGTCCACCAAAAGTTGGCGATCTGTTCTGTTATTTCTGTGATATTTGGGGCAATACCATGGTACGTAGTAATAATTCCATGGCAATACCATAGTAGTAACAACTCCATGGCTGCTTGTTTAGGAAAATGAAAGAGTTGATGAACCTTTGGACAACGATAATGATTTTGCAGTGATGATAGAGTGGGAGGGAGTAATAATTCAACCGAAGATATATAATTACATTGTGGTGCTTAAAGAGGGAACTAAAAGAAGCACATGTTATAGAAGAATGTGGCAACAAGTGGCGAAAACTGTTTCAGGACAAAAAAGTGTTGTGCATTTCTTGTTCAGGTCATGGACAAATATTGAAATACAATAGGTCAGTTTAGTAATTAACAACCTTATCAAGGTTGCCCTGTATCTCCAACAGAATTACGGCAATTAATGCCTAATATTTATAAGCCGATAGTCTGATCATGCTGATACATATCAATAACTTAAATTTGACAATGATACTGTGTGTTATCTGTTAAACCATATCAAGATTTGGCAAAGGCAAAAAGTGATTAAACAATACGTGTCCTGTGCTGCATTAATTCTCATTAAGGAAACAGGTTTCAACTTCAGTAGAAAATAGAAATCCctaacaataaaagaaaatgcctCTTCTGTACAAATTTGCCTCATCTAATCTATCCGTGTATCCATTAGCATGATTTACAGGTCATTCAAGTGAGAGGTGACGGTTAGGAACTCATCCTCCTTGCATGGTATTGTGAGACCGCCCATTGGATGGTCATACCCGAATTCTTCCTCAGCTTGATTCAACAAATCTTGAAAGGATGGTTGGTTCAAGTATGATACGGGGATAAGAAACCGCCTCATTTTGTCTCCAACATAGACTACAAGGTAGCCCTTTGGCACCTCCACAGATTTGGAAGATGCTTGGTTTGCAGCAATTGATGTCTTCCTGATGCCAGGTAAGCGAAAACCCATTGTTGTTGTATGAGTTGAGACTTGG carries:
- the LOC114404661 gene encoding auxin-induced protein 15A — its product is MGFRLPGIRKASKAADAPKGYLAVYVGEKLKRFVIPVSYLNQPSFQDLLSQAEEEFGYDHPMGGLTIPCSEDVFQCITSCLN
- the LOC114404660 gene encoding auxin-induced protein X10A, yielding MGFRLPGIRKTSIAANQASSKSVEVPKGYLVVYVGDKMRRFLIPVSYLNQPSFQDLLNQAEEEFGYDHPMGGLTIPCKEDEFLTVTSHLNDL